From the Gallaecimonas mangrovi genome, one window contains:
- the rng gene encoding ribonuclease G, protein MSAELLINTTPSETRVALVETGILQELHIERSAKRGLVGNIYKGRVSRVLPGMQAAFVDIGLDKAAFLHASDIIPPGEGLDDDDLRPFQTGDIARLVHEGQDIVVQVVKDPLGTKGARLTTDITLPSRYLVFMPGATHVGVSQRIENEEERARLKDLVEPFSDDAGGFIVRTAAEGVGEREFKEDAAFLRRLWKKIEERRARNTTRSMLYEELSLAHRILRDFVGTDLDRIRVDSKLTYESLCDFCEEFVPELCKVLEYYSGDRPIFDLFDVENEVQRALDRKVELKSGGYLIIDQTEAMTTIDINTGAFVGRRNLEETIFNTNVEATQAIARQLRLRNLGGIIIIDFIDMLDEDHRRRVLQSLEQALVKDRAKTSVNGFSALGLVEMTRKRTRESLEHILCGECPVCRGRGRVKTVETVCFEILREILRVHRAYDADKFVVYASPQVAEALTDDESHALAELEVFMGKQVKIQAEPLYNQDQFDVVMM, encoded by the coding sequence ATGAGTGCCGAGTTACTGATCAACACTACCCCGTCTGAAACCCGGGTTGCCCTGGTGGAAACGGGCATTTTGCAAGAATTGCATATCGAACGGTCGGCCAAGCGCGGCTTGGTGGGCAATATCTATAAAGGCCGGGTTAGCCGGGTACTGCCGGGTATGCAGGCCGCCTTTGTTGATATCGGCCTGGATAAAGCCGCGTTTTTGCACGCCTCTGACATTATTCCTCCCGGTGAAGGGTTAGACGACGATGACCTTCGCCCCTTTCAAACCGGTGATATCGCCAGGCTGGTGCATGAAGGCCAAGATATTGTGGTGCAGGTGGTAAAAGATCCGCTGGGTACCAAGGGCGCCCGCTTGACCACCGATATCACCCTGCCGTCGCGCTATTTGGTGTTTATGCCAGGGGCTACCCATGTAGGGGTGTCTCAGCGCATTGAAAACGAAGAAGAAAGAGCGCGCCTTAAAGACTTGGTTGAGCCTTTCAGTGATGACGCTGGCGGCTTTATTGTGCGTACCGCCGCCGAAGGGGTAGGGGAGCGCGAATTTAAAGAAGACGCGGCTTTTTTGCGCCGGCTGTGGAAAAAAATAGAAGAGCGCCGTGCCCGCAATACCACCCGTAGCATGCTCTATGAAGAGCTGAGCTTGGCGCACCGCATTTTGCGCGATTTTGTCGGTACCGATTTAGACCGTATCCGGGTGGATTCAAAACTCACCTATGAAAGCCTGTGCGACTTTTGCGAAGAGTTTGTCCCAGAACTTTGCAAGGTGTTGGAGTATTACTCTGGGGACAGGCCCATTTTTGATTTGTTCGATGTCGAGAACGAAGTGCAGCGGGCGCTGGACCGTAAGGTAGAGCTAAAATCTGGCGGCTACCTGATCATCGATCAAACCGAGGCCATGACCACCATCGACATCAATACCGGTGCCTTTGTCGGCAGGCGCAATTTAGAAGAAACCATCTTCAACACCAACGTTGAGGCTACCCAGGCCATCGCCCGGCAACTGCGGCTGCGTAATTTGGGCGGCATTATCATCATTGATTTTATCGACATGCTTGATGAAGACCACCGCCGCCGGGTGCTACAAAGCCTGGAACAGGCCTTGGTCAAAGACCGCGCCAAAACCTCGGTTAATGGGTTCTCTGCCCTTGGCTTGGTGGAAATGACCCGTAAGCGCACCCGTGAAAGCCTTGAACATATTCTCTGCGGCGAATGCCCGGTATGCCGTGGCCGTGGCCGGGTTAAAACCGTTGAAACGGTGTGCTTTGAAATTCTGCGGGAAATTTTGCGGGTACACCGCGCCTATGATGCCGACAAATTTGTGGTCTATGCCTCGCCACAGGTTGCTGAAGCACTGACCGACGATGAGTCCCATGCGCTGGCGGAGCTGGAAGTCTTTATGGGCAAACAGGTGAAAATTCAGGCCGAGCCGCTCTACAACCAAGACCAGTTTGATGTGGTGATGATGTAG
- the mreC gene encoding rod shape-determining protein MreC: MKPIFSRGPSLQWRLLLLVVVSFVIIFLDHWQHRFDAARFYLNSLVTPIQYLADAPTRLLSWSSGELTTRSRLKEQNAQLKNQLLEMSERLQHLTFLEQENNQLRALLGSQPRTDPRKMVAEVMTVDSDPFTLQIMINKGRNSGVYEGQPVLDAQGLIGQVISVGPSSARVLLITDATHAVPVRVARNGIRAIASGTGQIDELSLSHVPHRSDIKVGDLLLSSGLGGRFPEGYPVAKVTSVFSDEGKPFARVLAKPLAQLDRLRYLLLIWPNERAAAPPPDPHASKGQKP, from the coding sequence ATGAAGCCGATTTTTTCGAGAGGCCCCTCGCTTCAGTGGCGTTTATTGCTGCTGGTGGTGGTGTCCTTTGTGATTATTTTTCTGGACCATTGGCAACATCGTTTCGATGCGGCTCGGTTTTACTTAAATTCGTTAGTGACCCCCATTCAGTATCTTGCCGATGCGCCAACACGGTTGCTGAGCTGGAGTTCCGGGGAATTAACCACCCGTTCGCGCTTGAAAGAGCAAAACGCCCAGCTGAAAAACCAGTTGCTGGAAATGTCTGAGCGCCTGCAACACCTGACCTTTCTAGAGCAAGAAAATAACCAACTGCGAGCCTTGTTGGGCTCTCAGCCTCGCACCGACCCGCGCAAAATGGTGGCCGAGGTGATGACGGTTGACTCCGACCCCTTCACCTTGCAAATCATGATCAACAAGGGCCGCAACAGCGGTGTTTATGAAGGTCAACCGGTACTGGATGCACAAGGGCTTATCGGCCAGGTCATCAGCGTTGGCCCCAGCTCCGCGCGGGTGCTGCTGATAACCGACGCCACCCACGCGGTGCCGGTGCGGGTGGCGCGTAACGGTATTCGCGCCATTGCCTCAGGCACTGGCCAAATTGACGAGCTAAGCCTTAGCCATGTGCCGCACCGCTCGGATATCAAGGTTGGTGATTTACTGCTGTCGTCGGGCTTGGGTGGCCGTTTCCCTGAAGGTTACCCGGTGGCCAAGGTCACTTCGGTGTTCTCTGACGAAGGCAAGCCCTTTGCGCGGGTGCTGGCCAAACCCTTGGCACAGCTTGATAGGCTGCGTTACCTGTTGCTGATTTGGCCAAACGAAAGAGCCGCTGCGCCGCCGCCCGATCCCCATGCCAGTAAAGGGCAAAAGCCATGA
- the tldD gene encoding metalloprotease TldD translates to MSLYSTVAERLLAPAGLDSARLEQTLALIHQHQVDYADLYFQGAAHESWVLEDGIVKDGSFNIERGVGVRAISGEKTGFAYAEDLGPATLKDAALAARSIANSGGNTQVKIATPVETRALYGNLNPLDSLGQADKLALLREVDQFARKLDSHVSQVIVSMAGVYEEILVAGTDGTLAADIRPLVRFNCSVLVEKDGRRERGSAGGGGRFGYDYFLQHDGNEKRALGYAREAVRMALTNLEATPAPAGQMTVVLGAGWPGVLLHEAVGHGLEGDFNRKGSSAFSGRIGQRVAAKGVTVVDNGAMKDRRGSLTIDDEGTPTQENILIEDGILKGYMQDKHNARLMGVAPTGNGRRESYAHLPMPRMTNTYMLGGQHEPDEIIASVAKGIYAPNFGGGQVDITSGKFVFSASEAYLIENGKVTRPIRGATLIGMGPDVMQKISMIGNDAKLDPGVGVCGKDGQSVPVGVGQPTLKIDGITVGGTE, encoded by the coding sequence ATGAGCCTTTATTCAACTGTTGCCGAGCGCCTGTTAGCCCCTGCGGGCCTGGACAGTGCCCGCTTAGAGCAAACCCTGGCCCTTATTCACCAACATCAGGTGGATTATGCCGACCTTTATTTTCAAGGCGCCGCCCACGAATCATGGGTGTTGGAAGACGGTATCGTTAAAGACGGCAGCTTTAACATCGAACGTGGCGTTGGGGTAAGAGCCATCAGCGGTGAGAAAACCGGTTTTGCCTATGCCGAAGATTTAGGCCCTGCCACCTTAAAAGATGCAGCCCTGGCCGCGCGTTCTATTGCCAACAGTGGCGGCAATACCCAAGTGAAAATTGCCACACCGGTAGAAACCCGCGCCCTTTATGGCAACCTTAACCCCCTTGATAGCCTTGGCCAGGCCGACAAATTGGCATTGCTGCGAGAAGTTGACCAGTTTGCCCGTAAGCTTGACAGCCACGTTAGCCAAGTCATTGTCTCTATGGCGGGTGTTTACGAAGAAATATTGGTGGCGGGTACAGACGGCACTTTGGCGGCAGATATTCGGCCACTGGTGCGCTTTAACTGCTCGGTATTGGTGGAAAAAGACGGTCGCCGCGAGCGCGGCAGCGCCGGCGGCGGTGGCCGCTTTGGTTATGACTATTTCCTACAACACGACGGTAATGAAAAGCGGGCTTTAGGTTATGCTCGCGAAGCGGTGCGCATGGCGCTAACTAACCTTGAAGCCACGCCAGCACCGGCCGGGCAAATGACGGTGGTGCTGGGCGCCGGTTGGCCCGGGGTGCTGCTGCACGAAGCCGTGGGCCACGGTCTGGAGGGGGATTTTAACCGCAAAGGCAGTTCGGCTTTTAGTGGCCGCATTGGCCAGCGGGTAGCGGCCAAAGGGGTGACCGTGGTGGATAACGGCGCCATGAAGGACCGCCGCGGCTCCTTAACCATCGACGATGAAGGCACCCCAACCCAGGAAAATATCCTGATCGAAGACGGTATTCTCAAAGGCTACATGCAAGACAAGCACAACGCCCGGCTGATGGGAGTTGCCCCCACCGGTAATGGCCGCCGCGAGTCGTACGCACATTTGCCGATGCCGCGGATGACCAACACCTATATGTTAGGTGGCCAGCATGAACCTGATGAAATCATCGCTTCGGTTGCGAAAGGTATTTACGCCCCAAACTTTGGTGGTGGCCAGGTGGATATCACTTCCGGCAAATTTGTGTTTTCTGCCTCTGAAGCCTATCTCATTGAAAACGGTAAGGTAACGCGGCCCATTCGCGGTGCCACCCTGATTGGCATGGGCCCTGATGTCATGCAAAAGATCTCGATGATCGGTAACGACGCCAAGCTTGATCCCGGTGTTGGTGTTTGCGGTAAAGACGGCCAGTCGGTGCCGGTGGGGGTTGGCCAGCCAACCCTGAAAATCGACGGCATCACCGTCGGTGGCACCGAGTAA
- a CDS encoding YhdP family protein: protein MGRLHAVLGWLARKAWLLLAIILLLAALLVSAARLLVHRLDDVRPYLVDKANSQWGLHLVIDQAKGDWQGLGPKFDFEGVSLTDPDGNIKLHVKELSVGLRFWASLFSMEPKLAFLNADGMKLNVERWPKSDDDDSTDNASSGDKESPSHRHGRHQLELLFLRQLSTAKLTNSEIELPSRYGYRTIEISKMSWLGGRYRHQAVGYASIREYGDQQVRFILDLYGLASRVKDLDARLYVDAQDLHLDPWVNTFLGDSLTIDKGTLNSQLWLDFSKGKAVGGEMLLKDSALSFDHHQIKVNHWALSFNATDGGWQLDSRDADVSTDGKPWELGQLQFRQQRHDHLLYAQRLRLAPLTPLLNLWRSLPPPIKGWLAVARPNGEIRDLYLAANHHWELSGNATVDMNWSAKDKLPGMKNLKVKLSWAGTQGIARFDDSDVTIDPGPHFRAPFTISRLQGDIWLLYDNHTWQMRTGQFQAKTEDLAFAARGKMDFGDNPSLALKVDVSKVNVGKVGNYLPLTVMPTKVSDYLTAALKGGTGKGVVLWQGPLHSFPFSDNAGTFLATADVSDLDFNFDDHWPDLLSPSTQVRFEDAGMLLSAPKSTLAAVPVANLTAAIPNLGHQPKLHIEGHAKSGAKPVHDLMKASPLADSVGAALDSLVVSGDVKGQLSLDIPLTGGEVLAKGKVDFADNQVRVLDAFDLTAVSGQLDFANDHISATSLEGKLYGQPVSVKLDGKEQTKGYQVNLGLGGRFSADDFNDVDGLKLKGQSHWRGKLGLLIHQGGFNLTANGESDLKGISSPYPFPANKTANEAWPLLVTAKGDENGVDINASLGKRAMGHALFVKNKVQSWQLGVGYAPMPEQVKGAGSLSVGVSALDSGAWSKALAGFHSSGGGGSDFMAPLTQIDANIGKLLAFDQNLDSISAHAKLENNSWRVKLASKEVEGSMWLPVNWGVDPLLVNLDRVDIQTWNKGSGKGGLGAGLKPSDIPPFQFYCASCNILGIKLGQIRVEGRLQGSDLLLPVIKQQNPHGSVSGSGTWLAKDNVTDVDMQAKIDDVGKYVDALGIASSLRDAPAKAQLQLTWPGGPQDFALAKLNGKVDSSLGQGYVADVSDKGARLLTVFSFDSLRRKLALDFRDLFDKGLYFDSIHASGEIKNGVLRSNKIKMDGVVGDMSAEGWTDLVSSKLAYDISFKPNVTGNLPVLAAFAVTPVTGVAVYALTKIFGPVIDVITEIRFNLTGTIDKPHLEEVSRSKGSVTLPKAPESDNNGKTDNKGSAKAATKAASNTGKAASPAAKPTTATAAKSAPTLSVPKESKS, encoded by the coding sequence GTGGGCAGGCTGCATGCAGTATTGGGTTGGCTAGCACGTAAAGCTTGGCTGTTACTGGCAATTATCTTGTTGCTGGCCGCTTTACTGGTGTCGGCTGCCCGGCTGCTGGTGCACCGCCTGGACGATGTGCGCCCTTATTTGGTGGATAAAGCCAACAGCCAGTGGGGGCTGCACCTAGTTATCGACCAGGCGAAGGGCGACTGGCAAGGTCTGGGGCCCAAGTTCGATTTTGAAGGGGTTTCCCTGACCGACCCCGATGGCAATATCAAGTTGCATGTCAAAGAGTTATCGGTGGGGCTGCGGTTTTGGGCAAGCCTGTTTTCGATGGAGCCAAAACTCGCCTTTTTGAACGCCGATGGCATGAAGCTCAATGTTGAGCGCTGGCCAAAAAGCGATGACGATGACAGCACCGATAACGCCAGCAGTGGCGACAAAGAATCGCCGTCCCACCGCCATGGCCGCCACCAATTGGAGCTGCTGTTTTTGCGGCAGCTTTCCACGGCCAAGCTTACCAACTCTGAAATAGAGCTGCCGTCACGATACGGCTACCGCACCATCGAAATTAGCAAAATGTCCTGGCTGGGTGGCCGTTACCGGCACCAAGCGGTGGGTTATGCCAGTATTCGCGAGTATGGCGACCAGCAGGTGCGTTTTATTCTCGACCTCTATGGCCTGGCGTCGCGGGTGAAAGACCTGGATGCCCGCCTTTATGTTGACGCACAAGATTTGCACTTGGACCCTTGGGTAAATACCTTTTTGGGCGATTCGCTCACCATTGACAAGGGCACGCTTAATTCACAGCTGTGGCTGGATTTTTCCAAGGGCAAAGCGGTTGGCGGCGAAATGCTGCTAAAAGACAGCGCCCTGTCTTTTGACCATCACCAAATCAAGGTAAACCACTGGGCTCTTAGCTTTAACGCCACCGACGGCGGTTGGCAACTTGATAGCCGCGATGCCGATGTCAGTACCGACGGTAAGCCTTGGGAACTGGGCCAGCTGCAGTTTCGCCAGCAGCGCCACGACCACCTTTTGTATGCCCAGCGCCTGCGTTTAGCGCCACTGACGCCGCTTTTAAATCTGTGGCGCAGCTTGCCGCCGCCGATCAAAGGCTGGTTGGCGGTGGCCCGCCCCAACGGCGAAATTCGCGACCTGTACCTAGCGGCAAACCACCATTGGGAACTGTCGGGTAATGCCACGGTGGATATGAACTGGAGTGCCAAAGACAAACTGCCGGGGATGAAAAATCTCAAGGTGAAGTTGTCATGGGCCGGCACCCAGGGTATTGCCCGCTTTGACGATAGCGATGTCACCATCGACCCGGGCCCGCATTTTCGAGCGCCTTTCACCATTAGCCGTCTGCAAGGCGATATTTGGCTGCTCTACGACAACCATACCTGGCAAATGCGAACCGGCCAGTTCCAGGCAAAAACCGAAGATTTGGCCTTTGCTGCCCGCGGCAAAATGGACTTTGGTGATAACCCGAGCCTGGCGTTGAAGGTGGATGTTAGCAAGGTCAATGTGGGCAAGGTGGGGAATTATCTGCCACTTACCGTGATGCCAACCAAGGTTTCTGACTACCTCACCGCCGCCCTTAAAGGCGGTACTGGCAAGGGGGTAGTGCTTTGGCAGGGCCCGCTGCACAGCTTCCCCTTTAGCGACAATGCCGGCACCTTTTTGGCCACCGCCGATGTCAGCGATTTGGACTTTAACTTCGACGACCACTGGCCTGATTTGTTAAGTCCCAGCACCCAGGTGCGCTTTGAAGACGCCGGCATGCTGCTGTCGGCGCCTAAATCAACGCTGGCGGCGGTGCCGGTAGCCAATCTCACCGCGGCCATTCCCAACCTTGGGCATCAACCCAAACTGCATATTGAAGGCCACGCCAAATCTGGCGCGAAACCGGTACATGACTTGATGAAAGCCTCGCCCCTGGCCGATTCGGTGGGGGCGGCGCTCGACAGTTTAGTGGTAAGTGGTGACGTTAAAGGGCAGTTGTCGCTGGATATTCCCCTCACCGGTGGTGAAGTCCTGGCCAAAGGTAAGGTTGATTTTGCGGATAATCAGGTACGGGTGCTGGACGCTTTTGATTTAACCGCTGTCAGTGGTCAGCTGGATTTTGCCAACGACCATATCAGCGCCACCTCACTAGAGGGCAAGCTCTATGGTCAGCCGGTATCGGTTAAGCTCGACGGTAAAGAACAAACTAAGGGCTATCAGGTTAACTTGGGACTGGGTGGCCGCTTTAGCGCCGATGATTTTAATGATGTTGACGGCCTTAAACTCAAGGGGCAAAGCCATTGGCGCGGTAAGCTGGGCCTGCTGATCCACCAAGGCGGTTTTAACCTCACCGCCAATGGCGAAAGTGACCTCAAAGGTATCTCCAGCCCTTATCCATTCCCGGCCAATAAAACGGCCAATGAAGCCTGGCCCTTGCTGGTAACGGCGAAGGGCGATGAAAATGGCGTGGATATCAACGCCAGCTTAGGCAAGCGCGCCATGGGCCATGCTCTTTTTGTCAAAAACAAGGTGCAAAGTTGGCAGCTCGGTGTGGGCTATGCGCCGATGCCAGAACAAGTCAAAGGTGCGGGCAGCCTAAGTGTGGGCGTCAGCGCCCTGGACAGTGGTGCCTGGAGTAAGGCGCTGGCGGGTTTTCATAGCAGTGGTGGCGGTGGTAGCGACTTTATGGCGCCGCTTACGCAGATTGACGCCAACATTGGCAAGCTGCTCGCCTTTGATCAAAACCTCGATAGCATCAGTGCCCATGCCAAGCTGGAAAATAACAGTTGGCGGGTGAAACTCGCCAGTAAGGAAGTGGAAGGTTCCATGTGGCTGCCGGTTAATTGGGGCGTTGACCCATTACTGGTGAACCTGGACCGAGTCGATATTCAAACCTGGAACAAAGGCAGCGGCAAAGGCGGATTGGGCGCAGGCCTTAAGCCGTCTGATATTCCCCCGTTCCAGTTCTATTGTGCCAGCTGCAATATTTTGGGCATTAAACTCGGGCAAATTCGCGTTGAAGGGCGCTTGCAGGGCAGCGATTTATTGCTGCCGGTGATTAAACAGCAAAACCCGCACGGCAGTGTTTCTGGCTCCGGTACCTGGCTTGCCAAAGACAATGTTACCGACGTGGACATGCAGGCCAAAATTGACGATGTTGGTAAATACGTTGATGCCCTTGGTATCGCCTCGAGCTTGCGAGACGCACCGGCAAAAGCGCAGCTACAACTCACCTGGCCGGGTGGGCCGCAAGATTTTGCCCTTGCCAAACTCAACGGTAAGGTCGATTCGTCTTTGGGCCAAGGCTATGTGGCTGATGTATCAGACAAAGGTGCGCGTTTACTGACCGTATTTAGTTTTGACTCGCTGCGGCGAAAACTGGCTCTGGATTTTAGAGACCTGTTCGACAAAGGCCTTTATTTCGACAGCATTCATGCCTCAGGCGAAATTAAAAACGGCGTGCTGCGCTCCAATAAAATCAAAATGGACGGCGTAGTAGGCGACATGAGCGCCGAAGGCTGGACTGATTTGGTAAGCAGTAAGCTTGCTTACGACATCTCCTTTAAGCCCAATGTAACCGGTAACTTGCCGGTATTGGCGGCCTTTGCGGTAACGCCGGTAACCGGGGTGGCGGTATATGCGCTTACCAAGATCTTTGGGCCGGTTATCGACGTTATTACCGAAATTCGCTTTAACCTCACCGGCACCATTGATAAGCCGCACCTTGAAGAAGTGTCCCGGTCCAAAGGCTCTGTTACCTTGCCCAAGGCCCCAGAGTCGGATAACAATGGCAAAACTGACAATAAAGGCTCGGCAAAGGCGGCAACCAAGGCCGCGAGTAACACCGGCAAAGCCGCAAGCCCCGCTGCCAAGCCCACCACCGCTACCGCCGCCAAAAGTGCGCCAACACTCAGCGTTCCTAAGGAGTCCAAGTCATGA
- a CDS encoding Maf family protein, which yields MAPVFYLASTSPRRRQLLQLLDRPFALLNPDIDESPQPGETPRALVERLARQKAEAGAAMAPEPLPVLGSDTLGELDGQILVKPLNQSDAAKMLRAMSGRSHQIHTAIAVSAGGRTLSEVVTSTVTFTHLTDAEITAYWHTGEPADKAGGYGIQGRGGRFVSHLSGSYFAVVGLPLMETERLLNRFLAKEHE from the coding sequence GTGGCGCCAGTTTTTTACTTGGCGTCTACCTCGCCAAGGCGCCGCCAGTTACTGCAACTGCTTGACCGTCCCTTTGCGCTACTCAACCCGGATATTGACGAGAGCCCACAGCCTGGTGAAACGCCGCGGGCGTTAGTGGAGCGCCTGGCCCGGCAAAAAGCCGAGGCGGGGGCGGCGATGGCGCCTGAGCCGTTGCCGGTTTTAGGTTCTGACACCCTTGGGGAATTGGACGGGCAAATACTGGTCAAACCCTTAAACCAAAGCGATGCAGCCAAGATGCTGCGCGCCATGTCGGGGCGCAGTCATCAAATTCATACCGCCATTGCTGTCAGTGCTGGCGGTCGTACATTAAGTGAGGTGGTCACCAGCACCGTGACCTTTACCCACCTCACAGACGCCGAAATTACCGCCTATTGGCATACTGGCGAACCGGCGGATAAAGCCGGTGGTTATGGCATTCAGGGCCGCGGTGGCCGATTTGTCAGTCATTTGTCGGGCAGTTATTTTGCCGTGGTAGGCTTACCCTTGATGGAGACAGAACGTCTGCTCAATCGGTTTCTGGCCAAGGAGCATGAATGA
- a CDS encoding rod shape-determining protein yields the protein MFKKLRGLFSNDLSIDLGTANTLIYVREKGIVLNEPSVVAIRQERAGGPKSVAAVGHAAKQMLGRTPGNIKAIRPMKDGVIADFYVTEKMLQHFIKQVHENNFLRPSPRVLVCVPVGATQVERRAIRESAMSAGAREVFLIEEPMAAAIGAGLPVSEATGSMVVDIGGGTTEVAVISLNGVVYSSSVRIGGDRFDEAIINYVRRNYGSLIGEATAERIKHEIGAAYPGDEMVEIEVRGRNLAEGVPRSFTLNTNEILEALQEPLTGIVSAVMVALEQCPPELASDISERGMVLTGGGALLKDLDRLLMEETGIPVVVADDPLTCVARGGGKALEMIDLHGGDIFSEE from the coding sequence ATGTTCAAAAAACTCCGTGGTCTCTTTTCCAACGATCTCTCAATCGATCTCGGTACCGCCAATACTCTGATTTATGTTCGTGAAAAAGGCATCGTCCTTAACGAGCCCTCTGTGGTTGCTATTCGCCAAGAGCGCGCTGGTGGCCCTAAATCTGTGGCGGCCGTAGGTCACGCGGCAAAGCAAATGCTGGGTCGTACTCCGGGTAATATCAAAGCCATTCGTCCGATGAAGGACGGGGTTATTGCAGATTTTTACGTTACCGAAAAAATGCTGCAGCACTTTATTAAACAAGTGCATGAAAACAATTTCCTGCGCCCCAGCCCCCGGGTGCTGGTGTGCGTGCCGGTAGGCGCTACCCAGGTAGAACGCCGCGCTATTCGTGAATCGGCCATGAGCGCCGGTGCCCGCGAAGTGTTCCTGATTGAAGAGCCGATGGCTGCCGCTATCGGTGCCGGTTTGCCGGTCAGTGAAGCCACCGGCTCCATGGTGGTTGATATCGGTGGCGGTACCACTGAAGTGGCGGTTATCTCCCTTAACGGTGTGGTTTACAGCTCTTCGGTACGTATCGGTGGTGACCGTTTCGATGAAGCCATCATCAACTATGTGCGCCGTAACTACGGTTCCCTTATCGGTGAAGCCACCGCTGAGCGCATCAAGCACGAAATTGGCGCCGCTTATCCCGGCGACGAAATGGTGGAAATTGAAGTGCGTGGTCGTAACCTGGCAGAAGGGGTACCACGTAGCTTTACCCTTAACACCAACGAAATCCTGGAAGCCCTGCAAGAACCGTTAACCGGTATTGTTAGTGCCGTTATGGTGGCGCTGGAACAGTGCCCTCCGGAATTGGCGTCTGATATTTCGGAGCGGGGCATGGTGCTGACCGGTGGTGGCGCCCTGTTGAAAGATTTGGACCGTTTGCTGATGGAAGAAACCGGTATTCCGGTGGTGGTAGCTGACGATCCACTGACCTGTGTGGCCCGTGGTGGCGGTAAGGCCCTGGAGATGATTGATCTTCACGGCGGCGATATCTTCAGCGAAGAATAA
- a CDS encoding carbon-nitrogen hydrolase family protein, which yields MILTALQMVSVPDVAENLAAVERQLADLAPAERLVVLPECFAFFGGKDREQLAVAESFGAGPIQDALKAMCQKYGVWMVTGTFPILSDNNARFGAASLLIDDEGKVRGRYDKMHMFDVQVADSTGTYLESATTVGGPGPTVVDTPFGRIGIAVCYDVRFAELFAWYRQQQVNIIVLPAAFTARTGEAHWEVLCRARAIEGQCYLVTANQGGVHANGRETWGRSMVIDPWGQILEEMALGEGSVSATLDHKFTEAVRARMPLDKHRRFAIVPPKES from the coding sequence ATGATCCTCACCGCCTTGCAAATGGTGTCTGTACCTGATGTCGCTGAAAACCTGGCGGCGGTTGAACGCCAGTTGGCAGACCTGGCACCGGCTGAACGGCTGGTGGTACTGCCAGAATGTTTTGCTTTTTTTGGCGGTAAAGACCGCGAGCAGCTGGCGGTAGCCGAATCTTTTGGAGCTGGCCCCATTCAAGATGCCCTTAAGGCAATGTGCCAAAAATACGGGGTATGGATGGTCACCGGCACCTTTCCTATTTTAAGTGACAATAACGCACGTTTTGGCGCTGCCTCACTGCTGATTGACGACGAAGGCAAAGTACGTGGCCGCTACGACAAAATGCATATGTTTGATGTGCAAGTGGCCGATAGCACCGGCACCTATTTAGAGTCGGCCACCACCGTTGGCGGCCCCGGCCCTACCGTGGTAGACACGCCCTTTGGCCGTATTGGTATTGCCGTTTGTTATGATGTGCGTTTTGCCGAGCTTTTTGCGTGGTATCGCCAGCAGCAAGTTAACATTATTGTGTTGCCCGCCGCTTTTACCGCCCGCACTGGCGAAGCCCATTGGGAAGTGCTGTGCCGAGCCCGTGCCATTGAAGGCCAGTGTTACTTGGTGACGGCTAACCAAGGTGGCGTGCATGCCAATGGCCGTGAAACCTGGGGCCGGTCGATGGTCATTGACCCTTGGGGCCAAATCCTTGAAGAAATGGCCTTGGGTGAAGGCAGTGTCAGTGCCACACTTGATCACAAATTTACCGAAGCGGTGCGTGCGCGAATGCCGTTGGACAAACATCGCCGTTTTGCCATAGTGCCGCCCAAGGAGTCTTGA
- the mreD gene encoding rod shape-determining protein MreD yields the protein MNVIVIGLSLLLALVMAIIPLPLAIDVFRPDWVLLVLLYWTLALPHRVSVGVAWCCGLLIDIMLGTTLGVHALALTLVIYVAGMNFQRVRNFPVWQQAGVAALLVAAKLLLVFWLEHLTHNVVVTAHYFWPVLTSAAMWLWLFPLLRRMRRRFRVR from the coding sequence ATGAACGTGATTGTGATTGGCTTGTCACTGCTGCTGGCCTTGGTGATGGCAATAATCCCATTACCCTTGGCTATCGATGTCTTTCGCCCTGACTGGGTATTACTGGTGCTGCTGTACTGGACCCTGGCCTTGCCGCATCGGGTCAGTGTAGGGGTGGCGTGGTGCTGCGGCCTGCTGATTGACATCATGCTGGGTACCACCTTGGGCGTACATGCCTTAGCGCTGACCCTGGTGATTTATGTCGCTGGCATGAATTTTCAGCGGGTGCGCAACTTCCCGGTTTGGCAACAAGCCGGCGTGGCTGCCTTGTTGGTGGCGGCTAAGTTATTGCTGGTGTTCTGGCTTGAGCATCTCACCCATAACGTGGTGGTGACCGCCCATTATTTTTGGCCGGTGCTCACCAGTGCCGCCATGTGGTTGTGGTTATTCCCGCTACTGCGCCGAATGCGGCGCCGGTTTCGGGTGCGCTAG